The Zootoca vivipara chromosome 16, rZooViv1.1, whole genome shotgun sequence genome has a segment encoding these proteins:
- the WDR13 gene encoding WD repeat-containing protein 13 isoform X1 — translation MEWNPERKKRSSVSSSSWGNSIWMRFQRPLTGSPERPVAVWGMAAVWQQVLAVDARYNAYRTPTFPQFRTQYIRRRSQLLRDNAKAGYDPSLRKQYLRLRGQLLAQRYGPLSEQSSFRAYSNSIVRSSRTTLDRMEDFDDDPRALGARGHRRSVSRGSYQLQAQMNRAVYDERPPGSVVPTSVAEASRAMAGDTTLSENYAFAGMYHIFDQHVDEAVPKVQFANDDKHLLACCSLDGTISVCQLVPTPPVVLRVLKGHSRGVSDFAWSLSNDVIVSTSLDATMRIWATEDGKCIREIPDPDASELLCCTFQPMNNNLTVVGNGKHNLHVVNISTGKKVKGGSSKLTGRVLSLSFDSPGRILWAGDDKGSIFSFLFDMATGKLTKAKRLIVNEGSSITSISARSWISREARDPSLLINACINKLLLYRVVDNEGTLQLKRSFQIQQSSHPVRSIFCPLMSFRQGACIVTGSEDMCVYFFDVERATKAIVNKLQGHSAAVLDVSFNCDESLLASSDAKGMVIVWKREQK, via the exons ATGGAGTGGAATCcggagaggaagaaaagaagctCCGTGAGTAGCAGCAGCTGGGGCAACTCGATCTGGATGAGATTCCA ACGCCCACTTACAGGCTCCCCTGAGCGGCCAGTGGCAGTGTGGGGCATGGCAGCAGTTTGGCAGCAAGTGTTGGCTGTAGATGCACG GTACAACGCATACCGCACCCCAACCTTCCCGCAATTCCGCACACAGTACATCCGCCGGCGCAGCCAGCTGCTGCGGGACAACGCTAAAGCCGGCTACGACCCCTCGCTCCGTAAGCAGTACCTGCGGCTGCGCGGCCAGCTCCTGGCCCAGCGCTACGGCCCCCTCTCAGAGCAGAGCAGCTTCCGTGCCTACAGCAACAGCATTGTCCGAAGCAGTCGTACCACACTTGACCGCATGGAG GATTTTGATGACGACCCAAGGGCACTGGGTGCCCGAGGCCACCGCCGCTCTGTCAGCCGAGGGTCCTACCAGTTGCAGGCGCAAATGAACCGAGCTGTCTACGATGAGAG ACCCCCTGGCAGTGTTGTCCCCACTTCGGTGGCAGAGGCCAGCCGTGCAATGGCTGGGGATACCACCCTAAGTGAGAACTACGCTTTTGCTGGCATGTACCATATATTTGACCAGCACGTGGATGAGGCTG TGCCCAAGGTTCAGTTTGCCAATGATGACAAACACCTATTAGCCTGCTGTTCTCTGGATGGTACCATTTCTGTGTGCCAGCTAGTGCCAACTCCCCCTGTGGTGCTGCGGGTGCTGAAGGGACATAGCCGTGGCGTGTCGGACTTTGCCTGGTCCCTCTCCAATGACGTCATTGTTTCCACTTCACTTGACGCCACTATGCGCATATGGGCTACAGAGGATGGCAAGTGCATCCGGGAAATTCCAGATCCAGATGCTTCTGAGCTGCTCTGCTGCACTTTCCAGCCCATGAACAATAATCTCACGGTG GTGGGGAATGGAAAGCACAACCTCCATGTGGTGAACATCTCAACAGGGAAAAAAGTGAAGGGTGGCTCGAGCAAGCTAACTGGCCGAGTGCTGTCTCTCTCCTTTGATTCCCCTGGCCGTATCCTCTGGGCAGGAGATGACAAAGGCAGCatattttctttcctctttgaCATGGCAACAG GAAAACTGACCAAGGCAAAACGGCTGATAGTTAACGAGGGCAGTTCTATCACCAGTATCTCGGCCCGCTCTTGGATCAGCAGAGAAGCACGGGACCCCTCCCTCCTCATCAATGCATGTATTAACAAGCTGCTGCTATATAG GGTAGTGGACAACGAAGGGACACTCCAGCTTAAGAGAAGTTTCCAGATACAGCAGAGCTCACATCCTGTCCGCAGCATCTTCTGTCCCCTCATGTCCTTCCGCCAGGGAGCATGCATTG TGACCGGCAGTGAGGATATGTGTGTCTACTTCTTTGACGTGGAGCGAGCTACCAAGGCTATAGTCAACAAACTACAAGGTCATAGTGCTGCTGTGTTGGATGTCAGCTTTAACTGTGACGAAAGCCTCTTGGCATCCAGTGATGCCAAAGGCATGGTTATTGTCTGGAAAAGAGAACAGAAGTAG
- the WDR13 gene encoding WD repeat-containing protein 13 isoform X2 has translation MAAVWQQVLAVDARYNAYRTPTFPQFRTQYIRRRSQLLRDNAKAGYDPSLRKQYLRLRGQLLAQRYGPLSEQSSFRAYSNSIVRSSRTTLDRMEDFDDDPRALGARGHRRSVSRGSYQLQAQMNRAVYDERPPGSVVPTSVAEASRAMAGDTTLSENYAFAGMYHIFDQHVDEAVPKVQFANDDKHLLACCSLDGTISVCQLVPTPPVVLRVLKGHSRGVSDFAWSLSNDVIVSTSLDATMRIWATEDGKCIREIPDPDASELLCCTFQPMNNNLTVVGNGKHNLHVVNISTGKKVKGGSSKLTGRVLSLSFDSPGRILWAGDDKGSIFSFLFDMATGKLTKAKRLIVNEGSSITSISARSWISREARDPSLLINACINKLLLYRVVDNEGTLQLKRSFQIQQSSHPVRSIFCPLMSFRQGACIVTGSEDMCVYFFDVERATKAIVNKLQGHSAAVLDVSFNCDESLLASSDAKGMVIVWKREQK, from the exons ATGGCAGCAGTTTGGCAGCAAGTGTTGGCTGTAGATGCACG GTACAACGCATACCGCACCCCAACCTTCCCGCAATTCCGCACACAGTACATCCGCCGGCGCAGCCAGCTGCTGCGGGACAACGCTAAAGCCGGCTACGACCCCTCGCTCCGTAAGCAGTACCTGCGGCTGCGCGGCCAGCTCCTGGCCCAGCGCTACGGCCCCCTCTCAGAGCAGAGCAGCTTCCGTGCCTACAGCAACAGCATTGTCCGAAGCAGTCGTACCACACTTGACCGCATGGAG GATTTTGATGACGACCCAAGGGCACTGGGTGCCCGAGGCCACCGCCGCTCTGTCAGCCGAGGGTCCTACCAGTTGCAGGCGCAAATGAACCGAGCTGTCTACGATGAGAG ACCCCCTGGCAGTGTTGTCCCCACTTCGGTGGCAGAGGCCAGCCGTGCAATGGCTGGGGATACCACCCTAAGTGAGAACTACGCTTTTGCTGGCATGTACCATATATTTGACCAGCACGTGGATGAGGCTG TGCCCAAGGTTCAGTTTGCCAATGATGACAAACACCTATTAGCCTGCTGTTCTCTGGATGGTACCATTTCTGTGTGCCAGCTAGTGCCAACTCCCCCTGTGGTGCTGCGGGTGCTGAAGGGACATAGCCGTGGCGTGTCGGACTTTGCCTGGTCCCTCTCCAATGACGTCATTGTTTCCACTTCACTTGACGCCACTATGCGCATATGGGCTACAGAGGATGGCAAGTGCATCCGGGAAATTCCAGATCCAGATGCTTCTGAGCTGCTCTGCTGCACTTTCCAGCCCATGAACAATAATCTCACGGTG GTGGGGAATGGAAAGCACAACCTCCATGTGGTGAACATCTCAACAGGGAAAAAAGTGAAGGGTGGCTCGAGCAAGCTAACTGGCCGAGTGCTGTCTCTCTCCTTTGATTCCCCTGGCCGTATCCTCTGGGCAGGAGATGACAAAGGCAGCatattttctttcctctttgaCATGGCAACAG GAAAACTGACCAAGGCAAAACGGCTGATAGTTAACGAGGGCAGTTCTATCACCAGTATCTCGGCCCGCTCTTGGATCAGCAGAGAAGCACGGGACCCCTCCCTCCTCATCAATGCATGTATTAACAAGCTGCTGCTATATAG GGTAGTGGACAACGAAGGGACACTCCAGCTTAAGAGAAGTTTCCAGATACAGCAGAGCTCACATCCTGTCCGCAGCATCTTCTGTCCCCTCATGTCCTTCCGCCAGGGAGCATGCATTG TGACCGGCAGTGAGGATATGTGTGTCTACTTCTTTGACGTGGAGCGAGCTACCAAGGCTATAGTCAACAAACTACAAGGTCATAGTGCTGCTGTGTTGGATGTCAGCTTTAACTGTGACGAAAGCCTCTTGGCATCCAGTGATGCCAAAGGCATGGTTATTGTCTGGAAAAGAGAACAGAAGTAG